A stretch of Haloprofundus halophilus DNA encodes these proteins:
- a CDS encoding ABC transporter substrate-binding protein, with the protein MSDDSMNGSRRRFLKASGAGAVALTLAGCSDGGNGGDDQGTDGNSSETDDTPEKNTTNPDEITRGGTFTVGMDQQPKGINPLSTSSAYSWSILDFVYCWGTTIDPVNFNVNPSAYTEWTVENASGDDAEPDVYFNVRDGLTFSDGEDLTVEDVIFTYNYLMEKKPGRYVSTVEPIQAVEEADNDWDVHMKLAQPIGTYDSTQLQVPLLPKHVWEEVDDYQAYQPQENGGPIGAGPGEITTYSPDTAIEVTFRDEAPLQNLQWLQDHDNLLAGGPFIDSVRFKIYGSQSALTQAFLNGEIDTVYSSIETSKVEQVEETDGQSIVQGYDTGYGHYSFNLRRTPLDDLAFRQVLGFAFDDIYWTQQLQRGYVQEGDFVMPPGYSAVRPDAGGDGELLTGAASQAFTFRGVDPTSSEVDVEGIRQFLTDGQVVTGEGGTYVGLDYPGSLTDVSAGQSEAKHDYSFGEVESSVLQDADAEQEIRVNGETITSMNDGPLQMLIYPAKDSPKTAQMVERYVSNLRSIGIPIERKVMTFNTMLNAVYAEEDFDIFPMSWSSLSPFGASSLYGLFHSDNADDHSEENEDGETNTDTLLNNPMGYGLFEDATADDLISQCRTEMDTEKRNDLAKQAVEQIYLDFPTMITSYSQVQWPVNSGEWDGFVGNIPGPGDSYLGTNIMQVHQKDN; encoded by the coding sequence ATGTCTGACGATTCGATGAACGGTAGCCGTCGGCGGTTCCTCAAAGCCTCCGGTGCGGGCGCTGTGGCCCTCACTCTCGCCGGTTGCAGTGACGGTGGCAACGGCGGAGACGACCAGGGTACTGACGGGAACTCCTCCGAGACCGACGACACCCCCGAAAAGAACACGACGAACCCCGACGAGATCACTCGCGGTGGAACGTTCACGGTCGGGATGGACCAGCAGCCGAAAGGGATCAACCCGCTCTCGACCTCCTCGGCGTACTCCTGGAGCATCCTCGACTTCGTCTACTGCTGGGGGACGACTATCGACCCGGTCAACTTCAACGTCAACCCGAGCGCGTACACGGAGTGGACCGTCGAGAACGCCAGCGGCGACGACGCCGAACCCGACGTGTACTTCAACGTCCGCGACGGCCTCACCTTCAGCGACGGCGAGGACCTGACCGTCGAGGACGTCATTTTCACGTACAACTACCTGATGGAGAAGAAGCCGGGGCGCTACGTCTCGACGGTCGAGCCCATCCAGGCGGTCGAGGAGGCCGACAACGACTGGGACGTCCACATGAAGCTCGCCCAGCCCATCGGCACCTACGACTCGACGCAGCTGCAGGTTCCGCTGCTGCCGAAACACGTCTGGGAAGAGGTCGACGACTACCAGGCCTACCAGCCGCAGGAGAACGGCGGCCCCATCGGCGCGGGTCCGGGCGAGATTACGACGTACAGCCCCGACACCGCCATCGAAGTCACGTTCCGCGACGAGGCTCCCCTGCAGAACCTCCAGTGGCTCCAGGACCACGACAACCTGTTGGCGGGCGGCCCGTTCATCGACTCGGTTCGCTTCAAGATCTACGGCAGCCAGTCGGCGCTCACGCAGGCGTTCCTCAACGGCGAAATCGACACCGTCTACAGCAGCATCGAGACCTCGAAGGTCGAGCAGGTCGAGGAGACCGACGGCCAGAGCATCGTTCAGGGGTACGACACCGGGTACGGCCACTACTCGTTCAACCTCCGCCGGACGCCGCTCGACGACCTCGCGTTCCGTCAGGTGCTCGGCTTCGCCTTCGACGACATCTACTGGACCCAGCAGCTCCAGCGCGGCTACGTTCAGGAGGGCGACTTCGTCATGCCGCCGGGTTACTCCGCGGTGCGTCCGGACGCGGGCGGCGACGGCGAGCTCCTGACCGGCGCGGCTTCGCAGGCGTTCACCTTCCGCGGCGTCGACCCGACCAGTTCCGAGGTCGACGTCGAGGGCATCCGCCAGTTCCTCACCGACGGACAGGTCGTCACCGGCGAGGGCGGCACCTACGTCGGCCTCGACTACCCGGGCAGCCTCACCGACGTGAGCGCCGGCCAGAGCGAGGCGAAACACGACTACAGCTTCGGCGAGGTCGAATCCAGCGTCCTGCAGGACGCCGACGCCGAACAGGAGATTCGCGTCAACGGCGAGACCATCACCAGCATGAACGACGGTCCGCTGCAGATGCTCATCTACCCGGCGAAGGACTCGCCGAAGACCGCCCAGATGGTCGAACGCTACGTCTCGAACCTCCGCTCTATCGGTATCCCCATCGAGCGAAAAGTGATGACGTTCAACACGATGCTGAACGCCGTCTACGCCGAGGAGGACTTCGACATCTTCCCGATGTCGTGGAGCAGTCTCTCGCCGTTCGGCGCGAGTTCGCTGTACGGCCTTTTCCACAGCGACAACGCCGACGACCACAGCGAGGAGAACGAAGACGGCGAGACCAACACGGACACGCTGCTCAACAACCCGATGGGCTACGGCCTGTTCGAGGACGCGACGGCCGACGACCTCATCTCGCAGTGCCGCACCGAGATGGACACCGAGAAACGCAACGACCTGGCAAAGCAGGCCGTCGAGCAGATCTACCTCGACTTCCCGACGATGATCACCTCGTACTCGCAGGTTCAGTGGCCGGTCAACTCCGGCGAGTGGGACGGCTTCGTCGGTAACATCCCGGGCCCGGGCGACAGTTACCTCGGGACGAACATCATGCAGGTCCACCAGAAGGACAACTGA
- a CDS encoding type 1 glutamine amidotransferase domain-containing protein, whose translation MVSALFIVSEEGYWAEECIEPLTTLSDAGVDVTVATPSGSPPVVDERSLDPETVGEEESERLREVHESDDRLNDPEPIATVSASDYDAVVFPGGHGTVWDINQDRHARTILRDAVDGDEGKALVVCHAVGLLGFTHTEEGKYVVNERDVTGFPNEWEEDIVDENDVMPDGRKLPYWVEDEVKGAGANWDAELDADTSVTVDGDLVTARGPESSHAAATTLLDELGVEAKSA comes from the coding sequence ATGGTATCCGCACTGTTTATCGTCAGCGAGGAGGGGTACTGGGCCGAGGAGTGCATCGAACCGCTAACCACGCTCTCGGACGCGGGCGTCGACGTCACCGTCGCCACCCCGAGCGGGTCGCCGCCGGTGGTCGACGAGCGCTCGCTCGACCCCGAGACGGTCGGCGAGGAGGAGTCCGAACGGCTCCGAGAGGTTCACGAGTCCGACGACAGACTCAACGACCCCGAACCGATCGCGACGGTGTCGGCGTCCGACTACGACGCCGTCGTCTTCCCCGGCGGGCACGGTACCGTCTGGGACATCAACCAGGACAGACACGCGAGAACGATTCTCCGCGACGCCGTCGACGGCGACGAGGGGAAGGCGCTCGTCGTCTGTCACGCCGTCGGTCTCCTCGGCTTCACGCACACCGAGGAGGGGAAGTACGTCGTCAACGAGCGCGACGTGACCGGCTTCCCCAACGAGTGGGAAGAAGACATCGTCGACGAGAACGACGTGATGCCCGACGGCCGGAAACTGCCGTACTGGGTCGAAGACGAGGTCAAGGGCGCCGGTGCGAACTGGGACGCCGAACTCGACGCCGACACCAGCGTCACCGTCGACGGCGACCTCGTTACCGCCCGGGGACCGGAGTCCTCGCACGCGGCGGCGACGACGCTGCTCGACGAGTTGGGTGTGGAAGCGAAGAGCGCGTAG
- a CDS encoding transcriptional regulator, with product MNETETTRQRIADALRDEPLTASGLSTRVDAPRSVVYDHLRHVAQSLDDTDERFLVAPPECRNCGFSNFDDPVNYPSRCPDCRSESIEEAVFKIE from the coding sequence ATGAACGAAACCGAGACCACCCGCCAGCGAATCGCCGACGCGCTGAGAGACGAACCGCTGACCGCGAGCGGTCTCTCGACGCGGGTGGACGCGCCTCGGTCGGTCGTCTACGACCACCTCCGACACGTCGCCCAGTCGCTCGACGACACCGACGAACGGTTTCTCGTCGCGCCGCCGGAGTGCCGAAACTGCGGGTTCTCGAACTTCGACGACCCCGTGAACTACCCCTCGCGGTGTCCCGACTGCCGGAGCGAGAGCATCGAGGAGGCGGTGTTCAAAATCGAGTGA
- a CDS encoding sugar phosphate nucleotidyltransferase, giving the protein MKAVVLAGGYATRLWPITKHRPKMFLPVGESTVIDTIFADLEADDRISEVFVSTNEYFADEFEAHLAESEFEKPTLSVEETRAEDEKFGVVGALAELVEREGVEEDLVVVAGDNLISFDAAEFVDFFEEKGSPILAAYDVGSRERAKSYGLVQLDGDQVVEFQEKPDDPKSTLVSIACYAFPAETLPKLDEYLESDNNPDEPGWFLQWLQSREPVYAFSFDEAWYDIGTPESYLEAVAWKLGGDNFVHDDATVENSELGENVQVLPGAEVRDSTLERAVVFDGATVHDSTLRDTITDIETHIEGLQLTETLVGEHSKLVGEE; this is encoded by the coding sequence ATGAAAGCAGTCGTCCTTGCTGGAGGCTACGCCACGCGACTTTGGCCGATTACGAAGCACCGCCCGAAAATGTTCCTCCCGGTGGGGGAGTCGACGGTCATCGATACGATATTTGCCGACCTCGAAGCCGACGACCGAATCTCGGAGGTGTTCGTGAGTACGAACGAGTACTTCGCCGACGAGTTCGAAGCGCACCTCGCCGAGTCGGAGTTCGAGAAACCGACGCTCTCGGTCGAGGAGACCAGAGCCGAGGACGAGAAGTTCGGCGTCGTCGGCGCGCTCGCGGAGTTGGTCGAACGCGAAGGCGTCGAGGAGGACCTGGTCGTCGTCGCCGGCGACAACCTCATCAGTTTCGACGCCGCGGAGTTCGTCGACTTCTTCGAGGAGAAGGGGTCGCCGATTCTGGCCGCCTACGACGTCGGCTCCCGCGAGCGCGCGAAGTCGTACGGTCTCGTCCAACTCGACGGCGACCAGGTCGTCGAGTTCCAGGAGAAGCCCGACGACCCCAAGAGCACGCTCGTCTCCATCGCCTGCTACGCGTTCCCCGCCGAGACGCTGCCGAAACTCGACGAGTATCTCGAATCGGACAACAACCCCGACGAACCCGGCTGGTTCCTCCAGTGGCTCCAGTCTCGCGAACCGGTGTACGCGTTCAGTTTCGACGAGGCCTGGTACGACATCGGGACGCCCGAGAGCTACCTCGAAGCCGTCGCGTGGAAACTCGGAGGCGACAACTTCGTCCACGACGACGCGACGGTCGAGAACTCCGAACTCGGCGAGAACGTCCAGGTACTGCCCGGAGCCGAGGTCCGCGATTCGACGCTCGAACGCGCTGTCGTCTTCGACGGCGCGACGGTCCACGACTCGACGCTCCGCGATACGATCACCGACATAGAGACGCACATCGAGGGGCTGCAGTTGACCGAGACGCTCGTCGGCGAGCACTCGAAACTGGTCGGCGAGGAGTGA
- a CDS encoding diphthine--ammonia ligase, with product MTDDWVSLFSGGKDSSWALYLALEDGLNVSRLLTVHPEGDSYMYHVPETRLARLAAESVGVELVEVEPGSFEAELATDSGEQGDAELEPMEAALRELQGELDLAGVTAGAVESEFQTNRIQQMCDRLGIDLFAPLWQENPRELADAMLDAGFEIRIVQVAAHGLDESWLGRTLDADAIAELAELNEEYGVHILGEGGEFETLVTDGPHMSKPIELEYETEWEGTRGRIRVTDARLGER from the coding sequence ATGACCGACGACTGGGTGAGCCTCTTCTCGGGCGGTAAAGACTCCTCGTGGGCGCTCTACTTGGCGCTCGAAGACGGGCTGAACGTGAGTCGACTGCTCACCGTCCACCCCGAGGGCGACTCGTACATGTACCACGTCCCCGAGACGCGACTGGCGCGGCTCGCCGCCGAGAGCGTTGGCGTCGAACTCGTCGAAGTCGAACCCGGCTCCTTCGAGGCCGAATTAGCGACTGACTCCGGCGAACAGGGCGACGCCGAACTCGAACCGATGGAGGCGGCGCTCCGAGAACTGCAGGGAGAACTCGATTTGGCGGGTGTCACCGCAGGCGCAGTGGAGAGCGAGTTCCAGACGAACCGGATTCAGCAGATGTGCGACCGACTCGGCATCGACCTCTTTGCACCCTTGTGGCAGGAGAACCCCCGCGAACTCGCCGACGCGATGCTCGACGCCGGATTCGAGATTCGCATCGTTCAGGTCGCCGCCCACGGCCTCGACGAGTCGTGGCTGGGGCGAACGCTCGACGCCGACGCCATCGCGGAGTTAGCGGAGCTCAACGAGGAGTACGGCGTGCACATCCTCGGCGAGGGCGGCGAGTTCGAGACGCTGGTGACCGACGGACCGCACATGTCGAAACCCATCGAGTTAGAGTACGAGACGGAGTGGGAGGGGACACGTGGACGGATTCGGGTGACCGACGCTCGACTCGGGGAGCGGTAA
- a CDS encoding helix-turn-helix transcriptional regulator yields the protein MDAEDDRRKMPDCVSEAEIPTSDIVEVIRRAPQPVVNTGYLAERFGVPPEAMYQRLESLTDAGVLEHMEVQERGHLWWQSLETELDEY from the coding sequence ATGGACGCGGAAGACGACCGCCGCAAGATGCCGGACTGCGTCTCCGAGGCCGAAATTCCGACCAGCGACATCGTCGAGGTGATTCGCCGCGCGCCGCAACCGGTCGTCAACACGGGGTATCTCGCCGAGCGATTCGGCGTACCTCCTGAGGCGATGTATCAGCGACTCGAATCGCTGACCGACGCGGGCGTGCTCGAACACATGGAGGTACAAGAGCGGGGCCACCTCTGGTGGCAGTCGCTCGAAACCGAACTCGACGAGTACTAA
- a CDS encoding phosphoadenosine phosphosulfate reductase family protein has translation MANFPEYLDVDYEAGSSQTAADYPSLGDKVEKAAELTEQALDEYRNPAVMWTGGKDSTLVLYVVMEVARENGYDVPPVVFIDHFEHFPEVTAFVDRWVDEWDLELVVARNEEFARLGAEPGDEFVVSELSEATQRELARLEYEDETLVLDADTFVGNHLLKTVALNETLTEYGFDGIFSGVRWDEQESRAGETFFSPRHDSEKYPPHDRIHTILQFDEADVWEAFWQFVVPDTVEGYPAGHVPGSREDLPAGLTAEDLPVSPKYFEGFRSLGTESGSAKSDERPAWMQDLDGTTEREGRAQDKENIMGRLRDLGYM, from the coding sequence ATGGCTAACTTCCCCGAGTATCTCGACGTAGACTACGAAGCCGGGAGCTCCCAGACCGCCGCCGACTACCCCTCCCTCGGCGACAAGGTCGAGAAGGCCGCCGAACTCACCGAGCAGGCGCTCGACGAGTACCGCAATCCGGCGGTGATGTGGACCGGTGGAAAGGACTCGACGCTCGTTCTCTACGTCGTGATGGAGGTTGCCCGCGAGAACGGGTACGACGTGCCGCCGGTGGTCTTCATCGACCACTTCGAGCACTTCCCCGAAGTGACCGCGTTCGTCGACCGCTGGGTCGACGAGTGGGACCTCGAACTCGTCGTCGCGCGCAACGAGGAGTTCGCCCGCCTCGGTGCAGAACCCGGCGACGAGTTCGTCGTGAGTGAACTCAGCGAGGCGACACAGCGGGAACTCGCCCGTTTGGAGTACGAGGATGAGACGCTCGTCCTCGACGCCGACACGTTCGTCGGCAACCACCTCCTGAAGACCGTCGCGCTGAACGAGACGCTCACCGAGTACGGATTCGACGGCATCTTCTCGGGCGTCCGCTGGGACGAACAGGAGTCCCGCGCCGGCGAGACGTTCTTCAGCCCGCGCCACGACTCCGAGAAGTACCCGCCGCACGACCGCATCCACACCATCCTCCAGTTCGACGAGGCCGACGTCTGGGAGGCGTTCTGGCAGTTCGTCGTCCCCGACACCGTCGAGGGCTACCCGGCAGGACACGTCCCGGGGTCGCGCGAGGACCTGCCCGCGGGTCTAACTGCCGAGGACCTCCCCGTCTCGCCGAAGTACTTCGAGGGCTTCCGCTCGCTCGGCACCGAGTCGGGGTCGGCGAAGTCCGACGAACGCCCGGCGTGGATGCAGGATTTGGACGGAACGACCGAACGAGAGGGCCGCGCACAGGACAAAGAGAACATCATGGGCCGATTGCGCGACCTCGGCTACATGTGA
- a CDS encoding phosphoadenosine phosphosulfate reductase family protein, giving the protein MPEGFPEYVDVDYTDGEGETAEDYPSIQHKIEKAIEVTKTGLEAYENPAVMWTGGKDSTLTLYFVNEVAERYDLEKPPAVFIDHYQHFDDLFDFVERWADEWDLDVKYARNTDVGDYVDEHGLTPGDDIPISELSEHNQHHVRNILEYEEDTFPFLLDTYVGNHLLKTVALNDALESEDIDGIISGIRWDEQEARADETFFSPRHDPEIYPPHDRIQPILQFDEADVWEAFWHFVVPESVDEYPDEGYVPQDYDDLPNGLTHEDIPVSPKYFEGFRSLGSEVSTDKTESTPAWLQDLDNTTERAGRAQDKEDLMERLRDLGYM; this is encoded by the coding sequence ATGCCCGAAGGCTTCCCAGAGTACGTCGACGTAGACTACACCGACGGTGAGGGTGAGACCGCCGAGGACTATCCGAGCATCCAGCACAAGATAGAGAAAGCCATCGAGGTGACGAAAACAGGCCTCGAAGCGTACGAGAACCCCGCGGTGATGTGGACCGGCGGGAAGGACTCGACGCTGACGCTGTACTTCGTCAACGAGGTCGCAGAGCGCTACGACCTCGAAAAACCGCCCGCGGTGTTCATCGACCACTACCAGCACTTCGACGACCTGTTCGACTTCGTCGAGCGCTGGGCCGACGAGTGGGACCTCGATGTGAAGTACGCTCGCAACACCGACGTCGGCGACTACGTCGACGAACACGGGCTGACTCCCGGTGACGACATCCCGATTTCGGAGCTCTCCGAACACAACCAGCACCACGTCCGGAACATCCTCGAGTACGAGGAGGACACGTTCCCGTTCCTGCTCGACACGTACGTCGGCAACCACCTCCTGAAGACCGTCGCGCTGAACGACGCCCTCGAATCCGAGGACATCGACGGCATCATCTCCGGCATCCGCTGGGACGAACAGGAGGCCCGCGCCGACGAGACGTTCTTCTCGCCGCGTCACGACCCGGAGATCTACCCGCCGCACGACCGCATTCAACCGATTCTCCAGTTCGACGAGGCCGACGTCTGGGAGGCGTTCTGGCACTTCGTCGTGCCCGAGAGCGTCGACGAGTACCCCGACGAAGGGTACGTCCCGCAGGATTACGACGACCTGCCCAACGGCCTCACCCACGAGGACATCCCGGTGTCGCCGAAGTACTTCGAGGGCTTCCGCTCGCTGGGCAGCGAGGTCTCCACCGACAAGACCGAGTCCACGCCCGCCTGGCTGCAGGACCTCGACAACACGACCGAACGCGCCGGCCGCGCCCAGGACAAAGAGGACCTGATGGAGCGCCTGCGCGACCTCGGTTACATGTGA
- a CDS encoding DUF7110 family protein → MSGRVYRLHSTLELPLEDVEDYFDGNPDLPTEVADIDITRRNNTLIIKAISDDESLSKYTPTAQLKASVTETRVYEEEPPRAGGPQWAQDEEEEIPSELVEFACFKGDRETVLQNTALQFPMFQVLCEIAKLAEKGTLTAITEEDGDLRATRIVEGDVRPASVEVVENPQQNSSGGNGINWRDNKFIN, encoded by the coding sequence ATGTCAGGCCGCGTATATAGACTTCACTCGACGCTCGAACTGCCACTCGAAGATGTAGAGGATTACTTCGACGGTAATCCCGACCTCCCGACGGAGGTCGCCGACATCGACATCACACGACGAAACAACACCCTCATCATCAAAGCGATCTCCGACGACGAGAGCCTGAGCAAGTACACGCCGACGGCGCAGCTCAAGGCGAGCGTCACGGAGACGCGCGTGTACGAAGAGGAGCCACCGCGCGCCGGCGGCCCGCAGTGGGCCCAGGACGAGGAGGAGGAGATTCCCTCCGAACTCGTCGAGTTCGCCTGTTTCAAGGGCGACCGCGAGACGGTGTTACAGAACACGGCGCTACAGTTCCCGATGTTTCAGGTGTTGTGCGAGATAGCGAAACTCGCCGAGAAAGGGACGCTCACGGCGATAACGGAGGAAGACGGCGACCTCCGCGCGACCCGCATCGTCGAAGGCGACGTTCGCCCGGCGAGCGTCGAGGTGGTCGAGAACCCACAGCAGAACAGCTCGGGCGGCAACGGCATCAACTGGCGCGACAACAAGTTCATCAACTGA